The nucleotide window aactaaatCACAGGAGAAGCCCGCACATCCCCTGATATTTTATCACAataaacattaacacaaacactCACCTGATCCGCTTCAGTCTCGGGAGGGTCAGTATGAGGCGGCGGAGAGCGGGAACAGATCGGTCTGTGAGGGAGTTGTCCCCCAGGTGCAGCTCCGTCAGTGAGGGGTTTGTACGGAGAGCGGAGacgagatcctcggctccagaatctgtgagaccgacattgttcagcctggagatgagagagagagagtgagggtgagggacacagagagacatgagacggtgcaaatccccagtgtttatcagtgacacaattactgatcatattaatgttcagtgtcagacacacagtgactgtaaacacaatctctcacagtctgggacttacctcagtctctgtattttacagtccgggttccTCAGCGCCGTAGACACCGGTTTCACTTCCGGAATCTCCCAGATTATTCCCACTCAGATCCAGCTCCGTCAGCGAGCggtttgtactgagagcggaggcgagatcctcggctccagaatctgtgagaccgacaccgttcagcctggagatgagagagagtgagggtgagggacacTGAGAGACAGGAGACGGTGCAAATCCCCAGTGTCTATCAGTGACACATTTACTAAACATATTAATGATCAGTGTCAGACACCCAGTGGCTGTAAACACAATCTCTAACAGTCTGGGACTTACCCCAGTgtctgtattttacagtccgggttccTCAGCGCCGCAGACACCGGTTTCACTCCGGAATCTCCCAGATTATTCCAAGTCAGGGTCCAGCTCCGTCAGTGAGGggtttgtactgagagcggagacgagatcctcggctccagaatctgtgagaccgacagtccgcagcctggagatgagagagagtgagggtgagggacacagagagacacgagaCGGTGCAAATCCCCAGTGTTTATCGGTGACACATTTACTAAACATAATAATGATCAGTGTCAGACACTCAGTGACTGTACAAACACAATATCGGACAGTCTAGGACTTACTtcagtctctgtattttacagtccgggttccCAGCGCCGCAGACACCAGTTTCACTCCTGAATCTCCCAGTCTATTATCACTCAGCTCCAGCTCCGTCAGTGAGGTgtttgtactgagagcggaggcgagatcctcggctccagaGTCTGTGAGACCGACAGTGGccagcctggagatgagagagagtgagggtgaggggcaCTGAGAGACAGGAGACGGTGCAAATCCCCAGTGTTTATCAGTGACACAATTACTGATGatattaatgttcagtgtcagacacccagtgactgtaaacacaatctctCACAGTCTGGGACTTACCCCAGTgtctgtattttacagtccgggttccTCAGAGCCGCACACACCAGTTTCACTCCGGAATCACCCAGGTCGTTGTATCCCAATCTAAACACAAACAGACAGAGTAAGGAACAAACAGATACAAACCCCGGGGCTCAGATAACTTCTCCGAAACTGATATTTCTGGAAGCGCCTCAGCAAATTGTTGAATAAATCTCTGTCGTTGTGGTGTTTGGTGACTTTTACCATTTATTCTCATTCCCCGACGACTGGAAAAGTTCCCCGTGCAGAGAACGCCTGCAACACACGTGACGTGGGGGAGGGAGAACGGCAGCTACCATCggtgacccgggggaggggggggggggcgg belongs to Rhinoraja longicauda isolate Sanriku21f unplaced genomic scaffold, sRhiLon1.1 Scf001034, whole genome shotgun sequence and includes:
- the LOC144591449 gene encoding LOW QUALITY PROTEIN: ribonuclease inhibitor-like (The sequence of the model RefSeq protein was modified relative to this genomic sequence to represent the inferred CDS: deleted 2 bases in 2 codons); amino-acid sequence: MFSKCVTDKHWGFAPSRVSLCPSPSLSLISRLRTVGLTDSGAEDLVSALSTNPSLTELDLTWNNLGDSGVKPVSAALRNPDCKIQTLGLNGVGLTDSGAEDLASALSTNRSLTELDLSGNNLGDSGVKPVSTALRNPDCKIQRLRLNNVGLTDSGAEDLVSALRTNPSLTELHLGDNSLTDRSVPALRRLILTLPRLKRIRLSENTFSADGQNQLESLRGFRSGLSVVV